ACATCAATCACAATTGCGCCGGGTTTGATCCATTCGCCGGGAATGAAGTTAGGTTTACCTACTGCCACAACCAGCAAATCGGCATGTTCAACGTGATGGCGCAGATCGCGGGTAAAACGGTGCGTGACGGTGGTGGTGCAGCCCGCCAGCAACAATTCCATGCTCATTGGGCGCCCAACGATATTAGAGGCGCCCACCACCACGGCATTCAGGCCGTAGGTATCGATATTGTAGCGCTCCAGCATCGTGACGATACCGCGCGGCGTGCAGGGACGCAGCTTGGGCGAACGCTGACAAAGGCGGCCGACGTTATAAGGATGAAAACCATCTACATCTTTATCGGCGGCGATGCGCTCCAGCACCTTAACGTTGTCGATACCGGCGGGCAGCGGCAGCTGAACCAGAATGCCGTCGATTTCACCGTCAGCATTCAGGGTATCGATCAGTTCCAACAGCTCCGCTTCGCTGGTGGTAGCAGGCAGATCGTAAGAGCGGGAGATAAAGCCAACCTCTTCACACGCACGACGTTTGCTGGTGACATAGATTTGTGAGGCAGGATTTTCGCCAACCAGCACCACTGCCAGACCGGGCGCGCGTTTGCCTGCGCTCAGACGCTGCTGAACTTTTTCCGCAACCTCTTGACGCACCTGCTGCGCAATCGTTTTACCGTCAATAATTTTTGCTACCATCAGAGAGGAAATCCACTGTGTTGAGTTGAAACGGGGGAGTTGCGCCTATTCTGGCAGAAGCGGTGGCGTCTGTCAGGCATTGAATTATCTGAAGTTGCGCAGAACTTCAGCATCAGGAGCGCCAGCGGCGCAAAAACGTTGACTCACCGGTCGCTGACCGTATAATTCGACCCAACTCCATGCGCCCTTAGCTCAGTTGGATAGAGCACCGGCCTTCTAAGCCGTAGGTCACAGGTTCGAATCCTGTAGGGCGTACCAATACTTTTCAATAAATTACTGCCATCCTCCAGTTTTCCAGCCCTTCACCCATTGCAACTAAACATCACCAACATATCTTCCTGAACCGCTATTATCTAAGCCCCGCTTTCACGAGGCTCTGTGATCTTTTCTATTCAATCGGCTCAGGATGGTGCAGATCGATTGCGTCGTCGATCTCATTGCTGGCCGCGTGCCTGTCGAGTGCAACGGCGTATATTTTACCCCGGCAGTAGTGCTTGTTAACCGCAACACGATGGTTATCAGTATTCGGGATGACGTTGCCCGCAGAGGTGTGCAGGGGCGGGGTAATCACTAATTCATCTTCAAGGGTGTCTGCGTCGATAATGCGATCGTTACCGTCGCTGGCAAGTAGCAAATGCTGAGTAGGCATGTTGTTCCTCCTGTTGATCAATGAGAATGAGTGAGTCATCAGGAAATTGTAGCGCAAGGTACCGGTCCTGGCAGAAGTCTGGTCTGGGCTAAAAGCCATGATGCCAGACAGCGTTTCGCTTGAACTGGCGTAATACATAGCGAATAAGCATCGATAAAAACCACTTCCGCAGCCAACGCGTTATCCCGTCGTCAACCCTGTCCCACCTCGCTTTACGCTTCGCGGGCTAAGCGTTTGCGAGCCGCGTCACACTTCGCGCCGCTTTAGCAGAATCGTCCATGGCAAGCAGGCGATCCCCCTAATGCCTTACCGCCGCCGTTTTGTATCCTGCTGAGACATTACATGCTGAATAGGCGGAGCTTAATGATGTCTCATGTAAACCAGACAATAAATTTCCAAACTCAACACCGGCAAAAAGTACGACGCATGAACCTGTTTGTCTCCATATCCGCGGCGCTGGCCGGGCTGCTGTTTGGCCTCGATATCGGGGTGATATCGGGAGCGTTGCCGTTTATTACGCAGCATTTCAGCCTGACCAGCCATCAGCAGGAGTGGGTGGTGAGCAGCATGATGCTGGGCGCGGCGGGCGGGGCGATCTGCAATGGCTGGGTCTCACACCGCCTGGGCAGAAAATATAGCCTGATGGTGGGCGCGGTGCTGTTTATTCTGGGATCGGCGGGCTCGGCGTTCGCGACCAGCGTAGAGTTTCTGCTGATGTCGCGCGTGTTGCTTGGCGTGGCGGTGGGCATCGCATCTTACACCGCGCCGCTTTATCTCTCGGAAATGGCCACGGAAAACGTCCGCGGCAAGATGATCAGCCTGTACCAGCTGATGATCACCTTTGGTATCGTGCTGGCGTTCCTCTCGGATACCGCCTTCAGCTACAGCGGTAACTGGCGCGCGATGCTGGGTATCCTGGCGCTGCCCGCGGTGATTCTGTTTGCGATGGTAATCTTTTTGCCCAACAGCCCGCGCTGGCTGGCGGCAAAAGGGTTACACGTTGAGGCGGAAGAGGTGCTGCGCATGCTACGCGATACCTCTGAAAAAGCGCGTCAGGAATTGAATGAAATCCGCGAAAGCCTGCGCATGAAGCAGGGCGGCTTTGCGCTGTTTCGGGCGAATAAAAACGTTCGCCGCGCAGTGTTTCTTGGCATGCTGTTGCAGGGCATGCAGCAGTTTACCGGCATGAACATCATCATGTATTACGCGCCGCAGATATTCAAAATGGCGGGATTCCAGAGCACGCAGGAGCAGATGCTGGCCACGGTGATCGTCGGCCTGACCTTTATGTTTGCCACCTTTATTGCCGTGTTCACGGTGGATAAAAGTGGCAGGAAGCCGATTCTGAAAATTGGCTTTGCGGTGATGGCTTTTGCCACGCTGGTGCTGGGCTGGTGCCTGATGAAAGCGGGAGAAGGCGAGATCTCAACCGGCCTGTCATGGGTGTCGGTGGGCATGACCATGCTCTGCATTGGCGGCTACGCGATGAGCGCCGCGCCGGTTGTGTGGATCCTCTGCTCAGAGATTCAGCCACTGAAATGCCGCGACTTCGGTATTACCTGTTCCACCACCACCAACTGGGTCGCCAACATGATTATCGGCGCCACCTTTCTGTCGCTGTTGGGCAGCATTGGCGCGGCAGGAACCTTCTGGCTCTACACCGGTTTTAACCTGCTGTTTATCGTCGTGACCTTTCTGCTGGTGCCGGAAACCAAAGGCGTGACCCTCGAACACATCGAAAAGAACCTGATGGCCGGCAAGAAACTTAAAGACCTGGGAAGCTGATTTCTTCCCCAGACGATGGCAGGCAGAAGATGTTCTGCCTGCCATCATCTCAATAAAAAATGCGCGCCATGATGCGGTTTATTGATCGCGTGCTGATTTATTCAAGGCGTCTTCTCAACGTCTTAAGTTATTCATCCGATATACAAACAGTTAATCAGCAAACGGAGCCGATGATGCAGATTAATAGCCGCTAATGTTGCGGCGTGTTGAGATCTGAAATCGAACTCAGAAAGCGTGACGCCATTGCCCATATGTAAACCGCTGTTCTGTGTAGCCACGCGGCCTGGATCCCTCGGTAAATCAGTTATTTTAATCGTAGCGCCTCAAGCACCAGTGAGAACGCCGGTGAAGGCTGCTTTCTGCTGGGATAATAGAGGTAATAGCCTGGAAAAGGCGCGCACCAGGCTTCCAGTACGCGAATCAAACGTCCTTCCTCAATGTGTGGCGCAAACTCCTCTTCCGGTAAAAAGGCGATTCCGGCCCCGGCCAGCGCGGCATGCACCACCGGTTCGGAAGTATTAAAAATCAGCTGCCCTTTAACCCGCACGTTGAGATCGCCACCGTCCTGATCGAAATCCCAGACGTAAAGCCCGCCAGAGCTGACCATGCGCTGATTAATACACTGATGTTGCGTGAGTTCGTGCGGTGTCTGTGGCGCCGGGAAACGCGTGAAATAGTCGGGTGACGCCACCGCTGCCATGCGCAGTGGGCCGCCAATCGGTAAGGCGATCATATCTTTGTCGATGGTGTCGCCAAGCCGCACGCCCGCATCAAACCGGTCGGCAACAATATTGCGGAAGCCGTGGTTGGCATCAAATTCCAGCGTGATATCGGGATAGTTTCTCAGCAGCGGCAGCAACCTTGGCAGCAGCGTGGCGCGCAGCACATCGGGGCCACAGGTGATGCGCACCGTTCCGGCAGGCTTGTCGCGCAGTTCGGTCAAATTATCCAGCTCTGTTTCAATCTCATCAAAACGATCGCCAATGGCATTCAGCAACCGTTCACCGGCGGTAGTCAGCGAGATGCTGCGCGTAGTGCGGGTAAGCAGGCGAATCTGCATGCGGTTTTCCAGCCCGGATATCGCCTGGCTAAGCGCAGGCTGAGTGACCCCCAGCCGCGCCGCAGCGCGGGTAAAGCTGCCCTCGCGCGCGACGGTAACGAAAGAGATCAGATCGTTATAGTTACGTTTCATCCTTCTGTCCTGTCCACTATTTATAAGTTCTACTTATAACCGCATTAAGTATTCATTAGCTAGTCAGGCGGCATTAAACGCGTACAATTTCTGCAATCCCACCGCAGTGCGCAGGTCGTAATAACGTACCGCCTGCTGATAACCCATTGATTACGTCGTTTTTATTCTGCGAATAAAAATGCGCCCCCGGCTTGCCTGAATTTGCAGGTCGGGATGAATAAGGAGACTGGTTTGACAACGCTTTCTGAACACGAATCTACCCGCCAGCCAGAAGCCCGCTGGAGCGCGGTGATGGCAATGACGCTGTGCGTTTTTGCGCTGGTGGCCTCGGAATTTATGCCGGTCAGCCTGCTGACGCCGCTGTCGCGCGATCTGGGTGTCAGCGAAGGCCTCGCAGGGCAGGGCATTGCGATTTCTGGCGCGCTGGCGGTGTTAACCAGCCTGTCGATTTCGCGGCTGGCACGCAATCTCGACCGCAAAATGCTGCTGCTGGGCATGACGCTGCTGATGGCACTTTCCGGCGGCATCATTGCCGTGGCGCCTAATTACCTGACTTACATGGCTGGACGCGCGCTGATTGGCGTGGCGATTGGCGGCCTGTGGTCGATGTCCGCGGCGATGGCTATCCGCCTGGTACCGGGCGACAAGGTGCCGCTGGCGCTGGCGATTTTTAATGGGGGCACCGCACTGGCAACGGTCATCGCTGCGCCGCTCGGTAGCTATCTCAGCAGCACCATTGGCTGGCGCGGTGCCTTCCTTTGTCTGGTGCCGGTGGCGCTGATGGTTTTCATCTGGCAGTGGATCAGCCTGCCAGCCATGGCGGCGGATAAGCCTAATCCACGCGGCGGCAGTCTGTTTAGCCTGTTGCGTAATCCGCTGGTGGCGGTTGGCATGGCGGCCTGCGGCCTGTTCTTTATGGGCCAGTTTGCGCTCTTCACCTACGTGCGTCCGTTTCTGGAAACGGTGATTCACGTCAGCGCGACCGGCTTATCACTCACGCTGCTGGTAATTGGCGTGGCGGGCTTTATCGGCACCTTGCTGATTGGCTGGTTTTTGCGCCGGGGATTTTACCTGACGCTGGTGCTGATCCCGCTGTTGATGGCCACCATCGCGGTATTACTGATCGCCGCCGGGCATAGCACCCTCACCGCTACGCTGCTGCTGGGCCTGTGGGGATTGATCGCCACCGCTGCGCCGGTCGGCTGGTGGGCGTGGGTGGCGAGAACGCTGCCCGATAACGCCGAGCAGGGCGGCGGATTGATGGTTGCCGTGGTTCAGCTGTCGATTGCGCTGGGATCGACCCTTGGCGGCGTCGCCTTCGACCATACCGGCTATCAAAGCACGTTTGTTATCAGCGCAGCGTTGCTGCTTATCGCTGCCGCACTGACTTTTTTCGCCTCACGGCGAGATTCTTTCACTGACCACTGAGAAACTGACCATGAAAAAATATACCCTGCTGTTCGGATTGATGATGAGCGCGTTTGCCGTCAGCGCTGCTGATATGTCTCGCGGTGCAGATAACTTCTATAAAAGCGCCACGGTTAGCCAGCAAAAAGTGACCTTTGTAAATCAGTACAATATGCGCGTGACCGGCAATCTGTTTATGCCGAAATCGATGGACCGCAACGCCAAACATGCGGCGATCATTGTCGGTCATCCGATGGGTGCGGTGAAGGAGCAGAGCTCAAACCTCTATGCGCAGAAGCTGGCGGAGCAGGGCTTTGTCACCCTGGCGATTGATCTGTCGTTCTGGGGGGAAAGCGAAGGCCAGCCGCGTAATGCCGTTTCGCCTGATATCTATGCGGAAGATTTCAGCGCCGCGGTGGATTATCTCGGCACGCAGGCTTTTGTCGATCGCACCCGCATCGGCGTGCTGGGCATCTGCGGCAGCGGCAGCTTTTCCATCAGCGCGGCAAAAATCGATCCGCGTATGAAGGCCGTAGCCACCGTCAGTATGTATGACATGGGTTCGGCTAACCGCAACGGGCTGAATCACGGCCTGTCAGTGGAGCAGCGTAAGAAAATCATCGCCGATGCTGCCGGGCAACGCTATGCGGAGTTTACCGGTGGCGCAACCCGCTACACCAGCGGAACGGTACAGAAGATCGATGCGAATTCGTCGCCGATTGAGAAGGAATTTTATGACTTCTATCGCACGCCGCGCGGTGAGTTTACGCCGAAAAACGCCTCGTCTCTGCACACTACGCAGCCTACGCTGACCAGCAACGTGAAGTTTATGAATTTCTATCCTTTCAACGATATCGAAACCATTTCACCCCGGCCAATGCTGTTTATCACCGGCGATCAGGCACATTCTAAGGAGTTCAGCGAGGATGCTTACCAGCGCGCCGCAGAGCCAAAGGAGCTCTATATCGTGCCGGGCGCAGGCCATGTCGATCTCTACGATCGCACCGATCTGATCCCGTTCGCTAAGCTCTCGCAATTCTTTAAAGATAATTTGAAATAGTCATCATGGCCGCTGAAAGGCGGCCTTTTTATTAAGGCGAGCTTCATGAACACCCGTCCGCTTATCGCGCTGTTGTTGGCGACTCTCATTGGCTATCTGCACGTCAGCCAGGCTGAAGCTGAAACGGCGAAGGAACATCCCATGAATATTACTGTGCAGATCGATCGGCAACATTTTACCCTGACGCTGAATGACAGCCCGGCCGCTCGCGCTTTTGTTAACAGGCTGCCGCTAACGCTGGATATGGCTGAACTCAACGGCAATGAAAAATATGCCGACCTTGCCGAAGCGCTGCCGGAAAATCCCGTGCGCCCTGGCCATCTGCGTGCTGGCGATCTGATGCTCTACGGCGATAAAACCCTGGTGTTGTTCTATAGCCGTTTTGATTCCGGCTATCGTTATACGCCGCTGGGCAGAGTCGATAATCCTGTTGGCCTGGCGCACGCCGTCGGCAACCAATCGGTCAGAATACACTTTGCTGTGAAATAACCCGGCAGACTGGCAGCGGTAACATTTGCCACATTACGCCATCAAAAGTTACATCCTGTGAGTAATCAAATCACCGGGATGTCTTATCACTGACGTAGATTAAGGACTCCTTTCTTCTCAGAGGCTGACACACTATGTCGTATCTTCCGCTGTTTCTCTCTTCTCTGCTGCTTTGCAGCTGTGCCGTTGCCGCCGCGCCGCCGTCACTTGACTCCCTTTCCACCGTTTTAAATCAGCGCATGCTGTTGATGAAGGAGGTTGCCACCTGGAAAGCGGAACATCATCTGCCGGTTGAGGACCTGCCCAGAGAGCAGGCGGTGCTGAAAGAAGCGCGTGAAAAAGCCGCGGCGGCGGGTCTGGCGCCACAGTCGGTGGATCCGTTTATGCACGCCCTGATGAATGCCGGTAAGGCGATTCAGTATCGCTACCTGGCGGACTGGCAGTCGTCGCCAGATGGGGCTCATCATGCGGTGGATTTAGCCGTGCTGCGCCAACAGATTATTGCGCTCGACAGCCAGCTGTTGCAGGCACTGCATCAACGTTTGCAGGCGGGGGCGTTTGCCGATGAGGATATCATGTGGCTCTCAGCGCAGCTGAATGTGCCGAACCTGAGCGCGGAAGACAAGAAGGCAGTGCTTGCCAGCCTGCGGCTGATTCGGCTCGGCACCTGAGAAAAGCACAGGCCGCTGTTGAGGCGGCCTGCACACAGATTAAGGCATTGATGCTCTGCGAGCCACAATGGTCAATGCAATATCGACGTGATCGTCAACGATACCCACCAGCCGATCGACATTAAACGCTGACCGTGAAATGCCGGTGGTGGCATGCATCGCCAGCTCCGGTGCGGCGTCGATCTCGCCCGCATCGAGTGTCGCTTCCATTACCACCGGACGCCGCACATCCTTCACCGTCAGCATGCCAAAAATCCTGAATTTGCCAGCGCCCAGCGCCACCACCCGGCTACTGCTGAAGAAAATCCACGGATAGCGATCCGCCGCAAAGAACATGTCGCTTTTTAGCTGGTGGGTCAGCAGCGCATTAGAGGCCACCAGCGTCGCCAGTGGAATTTTTACCTCAATATGGTCGTCGCGGTCATCCTGCGGATTGAGGATCACGGTGCCGGTCACGCCCTGCAGATGCGCCTGAGAAAAGCTATGGCCAAACGCCTGCCATGACAGGCCGATGGCGGTTTTATCGGTCGCGATCGTCCAGGTCAGCGGCGCGGCAACCAGCAGTGGGCTGGTGAACAGCAGGGTAAACAGCAGCAGGTAACGGATCATCGATGGTCCTTGGTGTCACAGCGCAGGGTTAAGCGGCTGCCCGCTTATTTTTTTATCCCTCCGCATGTCATCAACGCGGCAAAAAATAGCGCGGGCGGGGATGCAATAAACTGGCAGTTGCCCCGGTAATAAGTCAATAAAGCCCCGTCGTTTTTTACGTAACACATTACGTCGGTAAACACAGAAAATAACCGGCGTGCCTGTTGATATAATAATGCGAATGATAAACGATTGCGAATGAGAAGCCGGTATTATATTAGGGCTATTATTTATCCGGTAAGTCATAAGAAGGGTAAGCAGCAAGCTGTTATCGGCGGCGATAATTATTACTTTAGCGTTATTTTTCCTGGCTGAATTTTGCGGCTTTTAATTAATGCTTTAC
The sequence above is drawn from the Duffyella gerundensis genome and encodes:
- the folD gene encoding bifunctional methylenetetrahydrofolate dehydrogenase/methenyltetrahydrofolate cyclohydrolase FolD, with translation MVAKIIDGKTIAQQVRQEVAEKVQQRLSAGKRAPGLAVVLVGENPASQIYVTSKRRACEEVGFISRSYDLPATTSEAELLELIDTLNADGEIDGILVQLPLPAGIDNVKVLERIAADKDVDGFHPYNVGRLCQRSPKLRPCTPRGIVTMLERYNIDTYGLNAVVVGASNIVGRPMSMELLLAGCTTTVTHRFTRDLRHHVEHADLLVVAVGKPNFIPGEWIKPGAIVIDVGINRLESGKVVGDVDFEQASARAAYITPVPGGVGPMTVATLIQNTLQACEEYHDGAKA
- a CDS encoding sugar porter family MFS transporter, which gives rise to MSHVNQTINFQTQHRQKVRRMNLFVSISAALAGLLFGLDIGVISGALPFITQHFSLTSHQQEWVVSSMMLGAAGGAICNGWVSHRLGRKYSLMVGAVLFILGSAGSAFATSVEFLLMSRVLLGVAVGIASYTAPLYLSEMATENVRGKMISLYQLMITFGIVLAFLSDTAFSYSGNWRAMLGILALPAVILFAMVIFLPNSPRWLAAKGLHVEAEEVLRMLRDTSEKARQELNEIRESLRMKQGGFALFRANKNVRRAVFLGMLLQGMQQFTGMNIIMYYAPQIFKMAGFQSTQEQMLATVIVGLTFMFATFIAVFTVDKSGRKPILKIGFAVMAFATLVLGWCLMKAGEGEISTGLSWVSVGMTMLCIGGYAMSAAPVVWILCSEIQPLKCRDFGITCSTTTNWVANMIIGATFLSLLGSIGAAGTFWLYTGFNLLFIVVTFLLVPETKGVTLEHIEKNLMAGKKLKDLGS
- a CDS encoding LysR family transcriptional regulator is translated as MKRNYNDLISFVTVAREGSFTRAAARLGVTQPALSQAISGLENRMQIRLLTRTTRSISLTTAGERLLNAIGDRFDEIETELDNLTELRDKPAGTVRITCGPDVLRATLLPRLLPLLRNYPDITLEFDANHGFRNIVADRFDAGVRLGDTIDKDMIALPIGGPLRMAAVASPDYFTRFPAPQTPHELTQHQCINQRMVSSGGLYVWDFDQDGGDLNVRVKGQLIFNTSEPVVHAALAGAGIAFLPEEEFAPHIEEGRLIRVLEAWCAPFPGYYLYYPSRKQPSPAFSLVLEALRLK
- a CDS encoding MFS transporter; the encoded protein is MNKETGLTTLSEHESTRQPEARWSAVMAMTLCVFALVASEFMPVSLLTPLSRDLGVSEGLAGQGIAISGALAVLTSLSISRLARNLDRKMLLLGMTLLMALSGGIIAVAPNYLTYMAGRALIGVAIGGLWSMSAAMAIRLVPGDKVPLALAIFNGGTALATVIAAPLGSYLSSTIGWRGAFLCLVPVALMVFIWQWISLPAMAADKPNPRGGSLFSLLRNPLVAVGMAACGLFFMGQFALFTYVRPFLETVIHVSATGLSLTLLVIGVAGFIGTLLIGWFLRRGFYLTLVLIPLLMATIAVLLIAAGHSTLTATLLLGLWGLIATAAPVGWWAWVARTLPDNAEQGGGLMVAVVQLSIALGSTLGGVAFDHTGYQSTFVISAALLLIAAALTFFASRRDSFTDH
- a CDS encoding alpha/beta hydrolase: MKKYTLLFGLMMSAFAVSAADMSRGADNFYKSATVSQQKVTFVNQYNMRVTGNLFMPKSMDRNAKHAAIIVGHPMGAVKEQSSNLYAQKLAEQGFVTLAIDLSFWGESEGQPRNAVSPDIYAEDFSAAVDYLGTQAFVDRTRIGVLGICGSGSFSISAAKIDPRMKAVATVSMYDMGSANRNGLNHGLSVEQRKKIIADAAGQRYAEFTGGATRYTSGTVQKIDANSSPIEKEFYDFYRTPRGEFTPKNASSLHTTQPTLTSNVKFMNFYPFNDIETISPRPMLFITGDQAHSKEFSEDAYQRAAEPKELYIVPGAGHVDLYDRTDLIPFAKLSQFFKDNLK
- a CDS encoding cyclophilin-like fold protein, producing the protein MNTRPLIALLLATLIGYLHVSQAEAETAKEHPMNITVQIDRQHFTLTLNDSPAARAFVNRLPLTLDMAELNGNEKYADLAEALPENPVRPGHLRAGDLMLYGDKTLVLFYSRFDSGYRYTPLGRVDNPVGLAHAVGNQSVRIHFAVK
- a CDS encoding chorismate mutase, whose amino-acid sequence is MSYLPLFLSSLLLCSCAVAAAPPSLDSLSTVLNQRMLLMKEVATWKAEHHLPVEDLPREQAVLKEAREKAAAAGLAPQSVDPFMHALMNAGKAIQYRYLADWQSSPDGAHHAVDLAVLRQQIIALDSQLLQALHQRLQAGAFADEDIMWLSAQLNVPNLSAEDKKAVLASLRLIRLGT
- a CDS encoding YceI family protein, whose amino-acid sequence is MIRYLLLFTLLFTSPLLVAAPLTWTIATDKTAIGLSWQAFGHSFSQAHLQGVTGTVILNPQDDRDDHIEVKIPLATLVASNALLTHQLKSDMFFAADRYPWIFFSSSRVVALGAGKFRIFGMLTVKDVRRPVVMEATLDAGEIDAAPELAMHATTGISRSAFNVDRLVGIVDDHVDIALTIVARRASMP